In a genomic window of Dissulfuribacter thermophilus:
- a CDS encoding winged helix-turn-helix domain-containing protein, with protein MKSILSSLITSKTKIHILMRLFLNPNEEIHLRGLSEEFGLSPSLVREELRQLSSAGLLLNRKSGRQINFRANANHPLFPELHSMVKKAFGMDRILDSIVSRLGELKLAFVLDDYAQGKDTGIVDLVLVGNIDQDNLTDLVRKTERYISRKIRTLVLTEDEFQNMKSIFEKRPKLTLWKAD; from the coding sequence ATGAAATCCATACTCAGTTCTCTTATCACCTCAAAAACCAAGATCCATATCCTCATGAGGCTATTTTTGAACCCCAATGAGGAGATCCATTTAAGGGGACTTTCCGAGGAATTTGGACTGTCGCCAAGCCTTGTCAGAGAAGAACTCCGCCAACTTTCTTCTGCTGGTCTACTTTTAAACCGGAAGAGCGGCAGACAGATCAATTTCAGGGCAAATGCCAACCATCCTCTGTTTCCAGAACTCCATTCAATGGTCAAGAAGGCCTTTGGAATGGACAGGATCTTAGATAGCATTGTTTCCAGACTCGGAGAATTAAAACTCGCTTTTGTTCTAGATGACTACGCTCAGGGAAAAGATACAGGAATAGTAGATCTCGTGCTCGTAGGTAATATAGATCAAGATAATCTGACGGACTTGGTCAGAAAAACAGAACGCTATATTTCGAGAAAGATACGAACCCTTGTGCTTACAGAGGATGAATTTCAAAATATGAAATCAATATTTGAAAAGAGACCAAAACTTACATTATGGAAGGCAGATTAA
- a CDS encoding transcriptional activator RfaH, whose translation MEMVKKWYAVRTKPRREFYAKDNLVRQGFETYLPVVKKLISHARKKQIEPRPFFAGYLFLHLSPEECNWTTINSTYGVLSAVRFGDVYPPVPDGLIAELKAREDSSGNIVLDPLKTVPFKPGDKVLVRKGEGLIEAIFTEMNSEDRAIVLIELLKRQIKVEVPIEYLETY comes from the coding sequence ATGGAGATGGTTAAAAAATGGTACGCAGTTCGTACTAAGCCCAGGCGTGAATTTTACGCAAAAGACAACCTTGTACGTCAAGGTTTTGAGACCTATCTACCAGTGGTAAAAAAGCTCATAAGCCACGCCAGAAAAAAACAAATTGAGCCAAGACCCTTTTTTGCTGGTTACCTATTTTTGCACCTCTCACCTGAAGAATGTAACTGGACTACCATAAACAGTACATATGGTGTTCTAAGTGCTGTACGTTTTGGAGATGTTTATCCACCTGTCCCAGATGGACTCATAGCAGAACTAAAGGCAAGAGAAGATAGTTCAGGCAATATTGTGTTGGATCCACTTAAAACTGTACCATTTAAGCCTGGTGACAAGGTACTTGTGCGAAAGGGCGAAGGATTGATAGAAGCGATTTTCACTGAAATGAATTCTGAAGATCGTGCAATTGTATTGATCGAGCTGTTAAAAAGGCAGATTAAGGTAGAGGTCCCAATTGAATATTTAGAGACCTATTAG
- a CDS encoding Gfo/Idh/MocA family oxidoreductase — translation MRNQVKVALIGAGYWGKNLVRNFHALDVLSAVVDPNPAVQQWLNRKYPEIKVYNAISQVLGNPQIDAMAIATPAETHGTLVREGILAGKDVYVEKPLCLSEKEGEELINLAETHERILMVGHLLWYHSALLKLQNLIGEGQLGRILYVYSNRLNMGKLRREENVLWSFAPHDVSVILGLLNEFPDEIQAHCGNYLHQNIADVTVSLLSFPSGIKAHIFVSWLHPFKEQKLVIVGEQKMAVFDDTQPWEKKLILYPHKVEWKGQIPAAIKAEGEYIKIPEYEPLRAECEHFIDCITSRSVPRTDGKEGLRVLKVLNACQKAIETGYPVKLRLNKDGNNSIFIHPTAIVDEGAIIGNGTKIWHFSHVLGESEIGPNCNIGQNVVIGPRVRIGKGCKIQNNVSVYEGVTLEDYVFCGPSVVFTNVYNPRAEIPRKTEFRSTLVKKGASLGANSTILCGITIGEYAFIGAGSVVTKDVPPHALVVGNPARQIGWVCKCGNRLDKKGECKSCGIKYSKDSLENKLKNNKKSYFKT, via the coding sequence ATGCGAAATCAGGTTAAAGTTGCCTTGATCGGAGCTGGTTATTGGGGGAAAAACCTTGTTCGTAACTTTCATGCATTAGATGTTTTGAGCGCAGTCGTAGATCCTAATCCCGCGGTCCAGCAATGGTTAAACAGAAAATATCCAGAAATAAAAGTATATAATGCCATTAGTCAAGTTCTTGGTAATCCACAAATTGATGCAATGGCTATCGCTACTCCGGCTGAAACACATGGGACTCTTGTACGAGAGGGAATCTTAGCTGGGAAAGATGTATATGTTGAAAAACCCCTATGTCTTTCAGAAAAAGAAGGAGAAGAACTCATTAATCTTGCCGAAACTCATGAAAGAATTTTAATGGTAGGGCATCTTCTGTGGTATCACTCTGCCCTATTAAAATTACAAAATTTGATTGGAGAAGGTCAACTTGGGCGCATTCTTTATGTTTATTCTAACCGGCTTAACATGGGGAAACTGAGGAGAGAAGAAAACGTCTTATGGTCATTTGCTCCCCATGACGTTTCAGTGATACTCGGCCTTCTAAACGAATTTCCCGACGAAATCCAGGCCCATTGTGGCAATTATCTGCATCAAAATATTGCAGATGTTACTGTCTCTCTACTCTCTTTTCCAAGTGGAATTAAGGCTCATATCTTTGTCTCATGGCTGCATCCTTTTAAGGAACAAAAACTTGTGATTGTGGGCGAACAGAAAATGGCAGTCTTTGACGATACCCAACCATGGGAAAAGAAACTTATTTTATATCCCCATAAGGTAGAATGGAAAGGACAAATACCAGCGGCCATTAAGGCTGAAGGGGAGTATATAAAAATACCAGAATACGAACCGTTGAGGGCTGAGTGTGAGCACTTTATTGATTGTATAACTTCAAGAAGTGTACCCAGAACGGATGGAAAAGAGGGACTCCGGGTGTTAAAGGTGCTAAATGCCTGTCAAAAGGCAATAGAGACTGGGTATCCAGTCAAGCTCAGATTAAACAAAGACGGAAATAATTCAATTTTTATTCATCCCACTGCAATAGTAGATGAAGGTGCCATTATTGGCAATGGCACCAAAATCTGGCATTTTAGCCATGTTCTCGGAGAGAGCGAGATCGGTCCCAACTGCAATATTGGTCAAAACGTAGTCATCGGTCCTCGTGTTAGGATCGGCAAAGGATGCAAAATCCAAAACAATGTTTCAGTCTATGAGGGAGTAACTCTTGAAGACTATGTATTTTGTGGTCCATCAGTTGTTTTTACAAACGTTTATAATCCAAGAGCAGAAATTCCCAGAAAAACTGAGTTTAGATCAACTCTGGTAAAAAAGGGGGCCAGTCTTGGAGCAAATTCTACTATTTTGTGTGGAATCACAATAGGTGAATATGCCTTTATCGGTGCAGGATCGGTTGTCACAAAGGATGTCCCACCTCATGCCCTAGTAGTCGGCAATCCAGCCCGACAAATTGGATGGGTGTGCAAATGTGGGAACAGGTTAGACAAGAAAGGGGAATGTAAATCTTGTGGAATAAAGTATTCTAAGGATTCCCTTGAGAACAAATTAAAAAATAATAAAAAAAGTTATTTTAAAACATAA
- a CDS encoding lipopolysaccharide biosynthesis protein: MSLLKSSNISFSPDRKRAFILQVLGGYANNAIGIIQGLLLVPLYIHYIGIQTYGWWLASGGIFNMLRLMNFGINSMLIQRIASAYGKQDLFRAGAYFFNGALVNVGICLLYGFTGWVISFWLPEILNVTGRESEILRGCFLIAVTAMAVGFFNECIRSLNQALLRPLIPVLSIIVGRILGTGVTIWMLLDNFQLWAIPSGMLVTEGIIFLINIVDVITFFLRLNFPIKIKKDIIIEYVQTGPALILARVGLTISQESEPLLINTLIGPEMNTAYMVTRRAADFIFQLFSVINGSIYSPFSHIAGAEQTQKLYTILKQILIISFSIGLIGFSIYAGINHEFVSLWINQSIVLNQDIILAIGIGYFLRSIRATLWQLLNGLGDFVFTSLIIFLESSVRMVVAITALTFFGVIGLPMALSISSFNSLILLSLRLKKRFTLQLDINTNFRFLLSVITLFGISLLATEYKNFPVSWGHFLIHSLLLTMTLLFSFISINWGILRSLDIKGKLPSLS; encoded by the coding sequence ATGTCACTACTTAAATCATCAAATATTTCTTTTTCACCGGATCGCAAACGTGCTTTTATTCTCCAAGTCCTTGGTGGATACGCAAATAACGCAATAGGGATTATTCAGGGACTATTGCTCGTCCCTCTCTATATCCACTACATAGGTATTCAGACATACGGATGGTGGCTGGCTTCAGGCGGTATATTTAACATGCTGAGACTCATGAATTTTGGTATCAATAGCATGTTAATACAGCGAATTGCCAGCGCTTACGGGAAACAAGATCTATTTCGAGCAGGAGCATACTTTTTCAACGGGGCGCTCGTAAATGTAGGTATTTGTCTTCTGTATGGATTCACTGGATGGGTAATTTCCTTCTGGCTTCCAGAAATTCTCAATGTTACCGGTCGGGAATCTGAAATATTACGTGGTTGTTTTCTGATAGCTGTGACAGCAATGGCAGTCGGCTTTTTTAATGAATGCATTCGAAGCCTTAATCAAGCGTTACTTCGTCCACTGATTCCCGTTCTAAGTATCATCGTAGGACGTATCTTAGGGACTGGCGTTACAATATGGATGTTGCTTGATAATTTTCAATTGTGGGCGATCCCTTCTGGAATGTTAGTTACAGAGGGGATAATCTTTCTCATTAATATAGTCGATGTCATCACTTTTTTTTTACGACTTAACTTTCCAATAAAAATAAAAAAAGATATTATAATTGAATACGTTCAAACTGGCCCGGCATTAATATTGGCTCGAGTTGGCCTTACTATTTCACAAGAGTCAGAACCATTATTAATTAATACCCTGATTGGCCCTGAGATGAATACAGCATATATGGTTACACGAAGGGCTGCTGATTTTATTTTCCAGCTATTTAGTGTTATAAATGGATCCATTTATAGCCCCTTTTCACATATAGCCGGTGCAGAACAAACTCAAAAACTCTACACAATACTAAAACAAATCCTCATAATAAGTTTTTCAATAGGATTAATAGGATTTTCTATCTACGCAGGGATAAATCATGAATTTGTCTCTTTATGGATAAATCAGTCCATAGTCCTCAACCAAGACATAATTCTAGCGATTGGCATAGGTTATTTTTTGCGCAGTATACGAGCTACCTTATGGCAACTCCTGAATGGACTAGGTGACTTTGTGTTCACTTCATTGATCATCTTTTTAGAGAGTTCTGTACGAATGGTTGTAGCCATCACAGCACTGACTTTTTTTGGTGTAATTGGGCTTCCCATGGCTTTATCTATTTCCTCTTTCAATTCATTAATTCTACTTAGCTTGAGGTTAAAAAAACGCTTTACATTACAATTAGATATAAATACCAATTTTAGGTTTTTACTTTCCGTTATAACTTTATTCGGGATCAGTTTGTTAGCTACCGAATATAAAAATTTCCCGGTCTCATGGGGACACTTTCTAATTCATTCATTATTATTGACAATGACCCTTTTATTTTCGTTTATCTCCATTAATTGGGGAATACTCCGCTCATTAGACATTAAAGGAAAGTTACCATCTTTATCATGA
- a CDS encoding class I SAM-dependent methyltransferase, translating into MKLHIGCGKKYLPGYKHLDIIDYDHVDYVCDAKRLKMIDDETVSEIYACHILEHFKRNEVLEVLKEWHRVLVPNGLIRISVPDFEAIVAEYLVNGDLNRLQGLLFGGQTYDYNFHHVAFDFTSLKSLLNEAGFYEIKKYDWKNFLPEGYDDYSRAYLPHMDFENGRLMSLNLQAKKRK; encoded by the coding sequence ATGAAATTACATATCGGATGTGGGAAGAAATATTTACCTGGCTATAAACATCTAGATATTATCGATTACGATCATGTAGATTATGTTTGTGATGCTAAGCGTCTAAAAATGATAGATGATGAAACAGTTTCTGAAATCTATGCTTGTCACATTCTTGAACACTTCAAACGTAACGAAGTTCTAGAAGTTCTTAAAGAATGGCATAGAGTATTGGTTCCTAATGGACTCATACGTATTTCAGTACCTGATTTTGAGGCCATTGTCGCAGAATATTTAGTCAATGGAGATTTAAATCGACTACAAGGATTATTGTTTGGCGGACAAACTTATGATTACAATTTTCATCATGTGGCTTTTGATTTTACTTCTCTTAAATCGCTATTAAATGAAGCGGGCTTCTATGAGATAAAAAAGTATGACTGGAAAAATTTTTTACCTGAAGGATATGATGATTACAGTCGAGCATATTTACCTCACATGGATTTTGAGAATGGTCGCTTAATGAGCTTAAATCTCCAAGCCAAGAAAAGGAAATGA
- a CDS encoding CgeB family protein, with translation MIFIGPDLSNPHSHFRTNIIDSIGNGHDLIIDLYNVKNSEEIYSRILEHTQKYNEEIVIYNAYEDENFFIYFKQRFPKLKLITIFSDDEWRHSNYDRYLALYSDIFTIAVKKNISAYHSYGLSNVYYMQWACNPKKYYPIPGLEKKYSVTFIGAAYGKRVEYIRYLLKNNIDIKIFGPKWNHYIGFSKHWGGILSHDKMLEIISQSKINLNFLWTSRDPNRSTIKGRTLELAACKGFQLSNYTEEFKNYGFIEGNHIAIFNNKKDLLEKINFYLTHDDERETIAQRAYNHVLKNHTWQHRFDGLFNFF, from the coding sequence GTGATTTTTATAGGACCCGATTTAAGTAATCCACACTCACATTTTAGAACTAATATTATAGATTCCATTGGCAACGGTCATGACCTTATTATTGATCTTTATAATGTAAAGAATAGTGAAGAAATTTATTCTAGAATCCTAGAACATACACAAAAATATAATGAAGAAATCGTTATATATAATGCATACGAAGATGAGAATTTCTTCATTTATTTCAAACAACGATTTCCTAAATTAAAATTAATTACCATATTTTCTGATGATGAATGGAGACATTCAAATTATGATCGTTATTTAGCATTATATTCAGATATTTTTACTATTGCCGTTAAAAAAAATATTAGCGCATACCACTCCTATGGACTTTCAAATGTATATTATATGCAATGGGCCTGTAATCCTAAAAAATATTATCCGATTCCAGGCCTAGAGAAAAAATACAGTGTCACTTTTATAGGCGCTGCTTACGGCAAACGTGTAGAGTATATACGCTATCTCCTAAAAAATAATATTGATATAAAAATATTTGGACCAAAATGGAATCATTACATAGGTTTTTCTAAACATTGGGGAGGTATATTGTCTCATGATAAGATGCTCGAAATTATTAGTCAAAGCAAAATTAATTTGAATTTTCTTTGGACAAGCCGTGATCCCAACCGATCAACTATAAAGGGAAGGACTCTGGAACTTGCTGCATGCAAGGGATTTCAACTTTCTAACTATACAGAAGAGTTTAAAAACTATGGTTTCATTGAAGGGAATCATATTGCAATTTTTAATAATAAAAAAGACTTGTTAGAAAAAATAAATTTTTATCTTACTCACGACGATGAACGAGAAACAATTGCTCAGAGAGCATATAATCATGTACTGAAGAATCATACATGGCAGCATCGCTTTGATGGATTATTTAATTTTTTTTAA
- a CDS encoding FkbM family methyltransferase yields the protein MKFFNCKLKKLYAKYLKRDYKKKAYYEYIKAVGEKLRTNYPLQRNSLVVDVGGYPGDFTEAIIKKFDCWVEVFEPIEQYAENIRRRFHDNKKVKVIQAGLGGTEKKTSISTMGSASSLFLLKPHNSVEHIKILSIIDYLKSINRPEIDLMKINIEGGEYELFNALLNYPDLICKIRFLQIQFHDFISDAQKMKSNICQWPFKSVPEMASKSVPPLVVELVPILQMIGGRYHDIKGGIHGHKGNVSSGHEH from the coding sequence ATGAAATTCTTTAACTGCAAACTAAAAAAACTGTACGCTAAATACTTAAAACGTGATTACAAGAAAAAAGCATATTATGAGTATATTAAAGCCGTAGGAGAAAAACTTCGTACTAACTATCCATTGCAAAGGAATTCCCTTGTGGTCGATGTAGGTGGATATCCTGGAGATTTTACAGAGGCAATAATAAAAAAATTTGATTGCTGGGTTGAAGTATTTGAACCTATAGAACAATATGCAGAAAATATCAGAAGACGTTTTCATGATAATAAAAAAGTAAAAGTAATTCAGGCTGGACTTGGAGGGACGGAAAAAAAGACATCTATAAGTACTATGGGATCGGCATCCAGTTTATTTCTTTTAAAACCACATAATTCCGTAGAACATATTAAGATACTTTCCATTATAGATTATCTTAAATCAATAAATCGACCAGAAATAGATTTAATGAAAATTAATATTGAAGGCGGTGAATATGAATTATTCAATGCACTTTTAAATTATCCAGATTTGATTTGCAAAATTAGATTTTTACAAATTCAATTTCATGATTTTATTTCTGACGCACAAAAAATGAAAAGTAATATTTGTCAATGGCCCTTTAAAAGTGTACCAGAAATGGCCTCGAAAAGTGTACCACCTTTGGTAGTCGAGTTGGTACCTATCCTTCAAATGATAGGAGGAAGGTACCATGATATCAAAGGAGGTATACATGGACATAAAGGCAATGTATCGTCGGGGCATGAGCATTAG
- the istA gene encoding IS21 family transposase yields MDIKAMYRRGMSIRAISRQLGIHRNTVKRHLESETFPEYRQRKRKGSILDQYKQVIDDYLAEGDYQATWIYERLKAMGYKGSYKTVQKYVRRVRERRTRLAYIRFETEPGYQAQVDWGEFQFGGKRFYAFVMVLGYSRGMYVEFVRDRSLEVFFDCHIRAFKYFGGVPEEILYDNMKQVVIERKGGHVKYNLEFMHFANHYGFTPKLCPPYSPWVKGKVERPMSYIRGRFCKGYEYRSLGRLNKDIRVWLYHTANKRRHGTHNEIIQERIEHERKYLGKLPPKDFDTSIKVFRKVYKDCQISYNGNRYVVPHSVVGKKVMLKIKNGLIHIYHDDLLLASYPESHAKHEVIGDRRFYHDLMHDTSQKSRKYKEEKKRTTLGLTTSSLYPQVEYRPLSEYERLIPGGAPWNN; encoded by the coding sequence ATGGACATAAAGGCAATGTATCGTCGGGGCATGAGCATTAGGGCCATTTCGAGGCAATTGGGCATTCACAGGAACACAGTAAAGCGTCATTTGGAATCAGAAACTTTTCCAGAGTATCGGCAACGAAAGCGTAAAGGTTCCATATTGGACCAATATAAGCAGGTGATCGATGATTATCTGGCAGAAGGCGATTACCAGGCCACGTGGATATACGAGCGTCTAAAGGCGATGGGCTATAAGGGTTCGTATAAGACGGTTCAGAAGTATGTGAGGAGAGTTCGTGAGAGGCGAACACGTCTTGCATATATACGTTTCGAGACAGAGCCAGGGTATCAGGCACAGGTGGACTGGGGAGAATTTCAGTTTGGGGGTAAGAGATTTTATGCCTTTGTAATGGTACTCGGTTATAGCCGAGGGATGTATGTGGAATTTGTAAGAGATAGGAGTCTTGAGGTCTTTTTTGACTGTCATATCAGGGCATTTAAGTATTTTGGAGGAGTACCAGAAGAGATCCTTTATGACAACATGAAGCAGGTGGTGATAGAGCGTAAAGGTGGTCATGTAAAGTACAATCTGGAGTTTATGCATTTTGCCAATCACTATGGTTTTACCCCCAAACTTTGCCCACCGTATAGTCCCTGGGTAAAAGGCAAAGTTGAAAGGCCCATGAGCTATATAAGAGGCCGTTTTTGTAAAGGTTATGAATATAGAAGCCTTGGAAGGCTCAATAAAGATATAAGGGTGTGGTTGTATCATACGGCCAACAAAAGACGCCATGGCACCCACAATGAAATCATTCAGGAACGTATTGAACATGAGAGGAAATACTTGGGCAAATTACCACCCAAGGACTTTGACACATCCATCAAGGTATTTCGCAAGGTGTATAAAGATTGTCAGATTTCTTATAATGGCAACAGGTACGTGGTGCCTCATAGTGTCGTGGGCAAGAAAGTGATGTTAAAGATAAAAAATGGTCTTATCCACATCTATCATGATGACCTATTACTTGCTTCATACCCAGAGTCTCATGCAAAGCACGAGGTCATAGGGGATAGACGCTTTTATCACGATCTTATGCACGATACGTCCCAGAAGAGCAGAAAGTACAAAGAGGAGAAGAAAAGAACGACCCTTGGTCTTACAACCAGTTCCCTCTATCCCCAAGTAGAATACAGGCCCCTTTCAGAGTATGAACGCCTTATTCCTGGAGGTGCCCCATGGAACAACTAG
- the istB gene encoding IS21-like element helper ATPase IstB, with the protein MEQLVYERLQENLKRLKLNRIQEVLETVEANSKKNKSSYLSFLDHLLEEEVAAREKRRIQTAMKTAGLPAAKTIEEYDFSFHPNLDKQEVMELFDLSFITRHENVIFLGPPGVGKTHLAIALAIKACHHGFKVYFTTMDTLIKKLKEGATKQKAYLNSSLVIVDEIGYLPVTQEEAYLFFQFVSHRYERSSTIITSNKSFGDWQELFGDPVIATAILDRLLHHSKVINIKGHSYRLRGHSFIKNLKGEHKEKA; encoded by the coding sequence ATGGAACAACTAGTATATGAACGCCTTCAGGAGAATCTTAAAAGGCTCAAACTCAATCGCATACAAGAGGTCCTAGAGACAGTAGAAGCTAATAGCAAGAAGAACAAGAGTTCCTATCTTTCTTTTCTGGACCATCTTTTGGAAGAGGAAGTTGCCGCACGTGAGAAACGCCGCATTCAGACAGCTATGAAGACAGCAGGATTGCCAGCAGCAAAGACCATAGAAGAATATGATTTTTCCTTTCACCCCAATCTGGACAAACAAGAGGTAATGGAGCTTTTTGATCTCTCCTTCATTACCAGGCATGAGAATGTGATATTTCTTGGGCCACCAGGAGTGGGTAAGACCCATCTTGCCATAGCGCTTGCCATAAAGGCGTGTCACCATGGCTTTAAGGTGTATTTTACAACCATGGATACCCTTATTAAGAAACTGAAAGAAGGCGCTACAAAACAAAAAGCCTATCTCAACTCCAGCTTAGTAATCGTAGATGAAATAGGCTATTTGCCAGTAACCCAGGAAGAGGCCTACTTATTCTTCCAGTTCGTCTCACACCGTTACGAACGTAGCTCAACCATAATAACATCCAACAAGAGCTTTGGGGATTGGCAGGAACTCTTTGGTGACCCTGTGATAGCAACAGCAATTCTGGACCGGCTTCTCCACCACTCCAAGGTAATAAACATAAAAGGCCACAGCTACCGGCTAAGAGGGCATTCATTCATAAAAAACTTAAAAGGTGAACACAAAGAAAAGGCTTGA
- a CDS encoding glycosyltransferase family 10 domain-containing protein, with the protein MKQIAFTVPKPFQNNRLFDIDAARDRSLERFVLLKKILESHGLRCTTFDACSITAIDILVILDIHLHLRQIFKAIKYNPSIKLIYIATEPPLIYCLHDNNILGAMPFDRVLYWNDDYVKQYAIGVKCNIGQPIISQNTIPNIPFNKKKFLVAIYSNKLIKHKMGLYEERLTAFDFFYHKPEEFDLYGRGWENSKRPSVLASYKGKCICKKDVLKNYKFALCYENSRYPYYITEKIFDCFAAGTVPIYLGAPNIQNFIPKSCFIDLRDFKDYDELYHYLISMKESVYNSYLQAVKDFIQSPIYHQFTSQGFAELVSNQIFTLLNEPKHSRSLSYYLHAFSKIVLSNPVLFLKNFRSCRQFLIDLIISWKSI; encoded by the coding sequence ATGAAACAAATAGCCTTTACTGTACCTAAGCCCTTTCAAAATAACCGGCTTTTTGATATTGATGCAGCTCGAGATAGGTCTTTAGAACGATTTGTCCTCCTAAAAAAAATTTTAGAATCACATGGACTTAGGTGCACTACTTTTGATGCATGCTCAATAACAGCCATAGATATCTTAGTAATTTTAGATATTCATCTTCACTTACGGCAGATATTTAAAGCAATTAAATACAATCCTTCCATAAAGCTTATCTATATAGCTACAGAGCCACCTTTAATTTACTGTCTTCATGATAACAACATTCTTGGAGCAATGCCATTTGACCGAGTTTTATATTGGAATGATGATTATGTAAAACAATACGCAATTGGCGTTAAATGCAATATTGGACAACCAATAATTTCTCAAAATACTATTCCTAACATCCCCTTTAATAAAAAAAAATTTTTAGTTGCAATTTATTCGAACAAACTCATTAAACATAAAATGGGATTATACGAGGAACGACTAACAGCATTCGATTTTTTTTATCACAAACCCGAAGAATTCGACCTCTACGGTAGAGGCTGGGAGAATTCAAAACGTCCCTCAGTATTGGCATCATACAAAGGTAAATGTATATGCAAAAAAGACGTTTTAAAAAATTATAAATTTGCTCTGTGTTATGAAAATTCTCGTTATCCCTATTACATAACAGAAAAAATATTTGATTGCTTCGCAGCTGGAACCGTTCCTATATATTTGGGAGCGCCTAATATTCAAAACTTTATTCCAAAATCATGTTTCATTGATCTGCGTGATTTTAAAGACTATGATGAACTCTATCATTATCTAATATCAATGAAGGAATCAGTTTATAATTCATATCTTCAAGCTGTAAAAGATTTTATCCAATCTCCTATCTACCATCAATTTACATCACAGGGTTTTGCTGAACTGGTTTCAAATCAGATTTTTACATTACTAAATGAACCCAAACACAGTCGTTCTCTTTCTTATTATTTACATGCTTTTTCAAAAATTGTACTGAGCAATCCGGTATTATTTTTGAAGAATTTTCGTAGCTGTAGACAGTTCCTCATTGATTTAATTATCTCATGGAAAAGTATATGA
- a CDS encoding glycosyltransferase family 2 protein — translation MEKYMKQCSSPISVVMSVFNGQRYLREAIDSILDQSFADFEFIIIDDGSTDNTSKIILSYTDPRIRFIKQKNMGLAAALNRGIKLSNGKYIARMDADDISLPCRLEKQYQFMEENQHILALGSAVELIDMNGTHICYASKSTSYSELKRQLPSTPFVHPTVMFRRQVFFQAGGYPESFKWGGEDTVLFNKMAQMGQISNLSEPLLKYRISPYASTRYTVKYRNMLEKLTIKAANGLPISKDEFEQLKDANKKLSLKTKWYIYHLELSMKYLWYSRKPKLARSHLLKALHFNKCSLSALTLLCLSFLPPNYAQSICKTMYNFFQKIYSFNR, via the coding sequence ATGGAAAAGTATATGAAACAATGTTCCAGTCCTATTAGTGTAGTAATGTCTGTCTTTAATGGACAACGTTATCTCAGAGAAGCAATTGACAGCATACTAGACCAGAGTTTCGCTGACTTTGAATTCATAATTATTGATGATGGATCAACAGATAACACTTCTAAAATAATTTTAAGCTACACTGATCCTCGTATTCGTTTTATTAAACAGAAAAATATGGGATTAGCAGCTGCTCTCAATAGAGGTATCAAACTATCGAATGGCAAGTATATTGCCCGCATGGACGCAGATGATATAAGTTTACCTTGTCGCCTTGAGAAACAATATCAATTCATGGAAGAAAATCAACACATTTTAGCACTCGGATCTGCAGTAGAACTCATAGATATGAACGGCACTCATATCTGTTATGCATCCAAAAGCACATCATATTCAGAATTAAAACGACAGCTACCTTCTACTCCATTTGTGCACCCTACGGTTATGTTTCGCAGGCAGGTATTCTTTCAGGCTGGAGGATACCCAGAATCATTCAAGTGGGGCGGAGAAGATACTGTTTTATTCAACAAAATGGCCCAAATGGGTCAAATATCCAATTTATCAGAACCACTGCTAAAATATAGAATAAGTCCTTATGCCTCCACACGCTATACTGTAAAATATCGTAATATGCTTGAGAAACTAACTATCAAGGCTGCAAATGGACTACCGATATCAAAAGATGAGTTTGAACAACTGAAGGATGCGAACAAAAAATTATCACTAAAGACTAAATGGTATATTTATCATTTAGAACTTTCCATGAAGTATTTATGGTACAGCCGAAAGCCCAAATTGGCTCGTTCACACCTATTAAAGGCATTGCATTTTAATAAATGTAGTTTAAGTGCTTTGACGCTACTATGCCTTAGTTTTTTGCCACCTAACTATGCACAATCAATATGTAAAACTATGTATAATTTTTTTCAAAAAATTTATTCTTTTAATCGCTAG